The proteins below are encoded in one region of Ereboglobus luteus:
- a CDS encoding complex I subunit 1/NuoH family protein produces MIDFYFSLPDIVRYIIQGIAVICFLFPVGAACSMAERKVAAWAQDRPGPNRARPWLLARIPIIGPILGYFGIFNLMADGGKLLFREDITPGHVNKFYFVMAPIVAMTPALSTIVFVPFGAYLDSAGQILPVMLANVDIGILGVFALASLSVYSLILAGWASNSKYPFLGAIRASAQLISYELSMTLAVVPVLLWINAPGTTGSLSLVRVVEFQSQPGFWGGMWFVFIMPVSAFIFLITIFAETNRQPFDMPESEADLVGGYHTEYGSYKWSLFFVAEYCQMIVGSGIFILLFLGGWNPLPWIPLADLVNWLHDLLHWQWLLHPIFVGLLSIGIFVTKVLIFIFIFMWVRWTLPRFRYDQVMRIGWQRLLPLSIANLVVYIIAIALLQK; encoded by the coding sequence ATGATCGACTTCTATTTCAGCCTGCCAGACATCGTCCGCTACATCATCCAAGGGATCGCGGTGATCTGTTTTCTCTTTCCCGTTGGCGCCGCCTGCTCGATGGCCGAGCGCAAAGTCGCGGCGTGGGCGCAGGACCGCCCCGGCCCCAATCGCGCGCGCCCGTGGCTGCTCGCGCGGATTCCGATCATCGGCCCGATCCTCGGATACTTTGGTATCTTCAACCTCATGGCCGACGGCGGCAAACTCCTCTTCCGCGAGGACATCACCCCCGGTCACGTTAACAAATTCTACTTCGTCATGGCGCCCATCGTGGCCATGACACCCGCGCTCTCCACGATCGTGTTTGTGCCCTTCGGCGCGTATCTCGACAGCGCCGGACAAATCCTCCCCGTGATGCTCGCCAACGTCGACATCGGCATCCTCGGCGTCTTCGCGCTCGCATCGCTCAGCGTGTATTCGCTCATCCTCGCCGGCTGGGCGTCGAACTCCAAGTATCCGTTCCTCGGCGCCATTCGCGCCAGCGCGCAACTCATCTCCTACGAGCTCTCCATGACGCTCGCCGTCGTGCCCGTGCTCCTCTGGATCAACGCGCCCGGCACCACCGGCTCGCTCAGCCTCGTGCGTGTGGTCGAATTCCAAAGCCAGCCCGGATTTTGGGGCGGCATGTGGTTTGTGTTTATCATGCCCGTCTCGGCCTTCATCTTCCTCATCACGATCTTTGCCGAGACCAACCGCCAGCCGTTCGACATGCCCGAGTCCGAGGCTGATCTCGTCGGCGGTTACCACACCGAATACGGCTCCTACAAATGGTCGCTCTTCTTTGTCGCCGAGTATTGCCAGATGATTGTCGGCTCGGGCATCTTCATCCTGCTCTTCCTCGGCGGCTGGAATCCGCTTCCGTGGATACCGCTCGCCGACTTGGTCAACTGGCTGCACGACCTCCTGCACTGGCAATGGCTCCTGCACCCGATCTTCGTCGGCCTGCTCTCGATTGGCATCTTTGTCACAAAAGTGCTCATCTTCATCTTCATCTTCATGTGGGTGCGCTGGACGCTCCCGCGCTTCCGCTACGACCAAGTCATGCGCATCGGCTGGCAGCGCCTCCTCCCGCTGTCCATCGCCAACCTCGTGGTCTACATAATCGCCATCGCGCTTCTGCAAAAGTAA
- the nuoD gene encoding NADH dehydrogenase (quinone) subunit D, whose translation MATEYTFQDNAAKNASAAAVAAGHLPDDAPIFDTEKMSLSMGPSHPSTHGVLRLQLELDGDDVSHCEPVIGYLHRGDEKIAENMTYNQFVPYTDRLDYLAPLANNVAYVLAVEKLAGLKVPPRCAAIRVLVAELARISSHLLGYGSFAMDTGAWTPFLYQFTEREKLYTLFEELTGARLTTSYTRIGGVTRDLPEGWLGRVSDFCDQFLPRLEEMLAMLTRNKIFMDRTVGVAVISKEDALAYGLTGPNLRGSGIGFDLRKDKPYSGYEQYEFDVPTGTVGDCYDRYLCRGEEMRQSVRIVRQIIKNMPDGPWYADDTEEARRIFAPPKDKVLTKMEELINNFMITTTGPQIPPGEAYFEAENPKGALGFYIVSKGGGVPWRMKIRSPSFCTLSILPKLCKGVMMTDIVAILGSLDFVMGDCDR comes from the coding sequence ATGGCCACCGAATACACTTTTCAGGACAACGCCGCCAAGAACGCCAGCGCCGCCGCTGTCGCCGCGGGGCACTTGCCCGACGACGCGCCCATTTTTGACACCGAGAAAATGTCCCTTTCGATGGGGCCCTCGCATCCATCGACGCACGGCGTGCTCCGGCTCCAGCTCGAACTCGACGGCGACGATGTTTCCCATTGCGAGCCGGTCATCGGCTACTTGCACCGCGGCGACGAAAAAATCGCCGAGAACATGACCTACAACCAGTTCGTGCCTTACACGGACCGGCTCGATTACCTCGCCCCGCTCGCCAACAATGTCGCCTACGTCCTCGCCGTCGAAAAACTCGCCGGCTTGAAGGTTCCGCCGCGTTGCGCCGCGATTCGCGTGCTCGTCGCCGAGCTCGCCCGCATATCGTCGCACCTGCTCGGCTACGGGTCGTTTGCGATGGATACCGGCGCGTGGACGCCCTTCCTCTACCAGTTCACCGAGCGCGAAAAGCTCTACACGCTTTTCGAGGAGTTGACCGGCGCGCGCCTGACCACCAGCTACACGCGTATCGGCGGCGTCACCCGCGATCTGCCCGAAGGCTGGCTCGGGCGTGTCAGCGATTTTTGCGACCAGTTTCTCCCGCGCCTTGAGGAGATGCTCGCGATGCTCACGCGCAACAAAATCTTCATGGACCGCACAGTCGGCGTCGCCGTCATTTCAAAGGAGGACGCGCTTGCCTACGGGCTCACCGGGCCGAACTTGCGCGGCTCCGGCATCGGCTTCGACCTGCGCAAGGACAAACCTTACAGCGGCTACGAGCAATACGAGTTCGACGTGCCCACCGGCACCGTTGGCGATTGTTACGACCGCTATCTTTGCCGCGGCGAGGAAATGCGCCAGTCCGTGCGCATCGTCCGCCAGATTATCAAAAACATGCCCGACGGCCCCTGGTATGCGGACGACACCGAGGAGGCGCGCCGCATTTTCGCGCCGCCCAAGGACAAGGTGCTCACAAAAATGGAGGAGTTGATCAACAACTTCATGATCACGACCACCGGTCCGCAGATTCCTCCGGGCGAGGCGTATTTCGAGGCGGAAAATCCCAAGGGCGCGCTCGGTTTCTACATCGTGAGCAAGGGCGGCGGCGTCCCGTGGCGCATGAAAATCCGCAGCCCCTCGTTCTGCACGCTCTCGATTTTACCCAAACTCTGCAAGGGAGTGATGATGACCGACATCGTCGCCATCCTCGGCTCGCTCGACTTCGTCATGGGCGACTGCGACCGGTAA
- the nuoE gene encoding complex I 24 kDa subunit family protein yields MNLKPETLKQIDEVITHYAAKRSATLPLLHLIQEDIGHIPDEAIEWVAAKLELEPINVYEVVTFYPMFKRKPVGRRHIKVCRTLSCALMGSYKVCDTFKKEFGVELDEVTPDGEVTIEFVECLASCGTAPVVMINETLHENVDEQKAVDLANEIKKESGVRSQESEAKP; encoded by the coding sequence ATGAATCTCAAACCCGAAACACTCAAACAAATCGACGAGGTCATAACGCACTACGCCGCCAAGCGCAGCGCCACGCTGCCGTTGTTGCACCTCATACAAGAGGACATCGGGCACATCCCCGACGAAGCCATCGAGTGGGTTGCCGCCAAGCTGGAGCTCGAGCCGATCAATGTTTACGAGGTCGTCACCTTCTACCCGATGTTCAAGCGCAAGCCCGTCGGACGCCGCCACATCAAGGTTTGCCGCACGCTCTCCTGCGCGCTGATGGGCAGCTACAAGGTTTGCGACACCTTCAAAAAAGAATTCGGCGTCGAACTCGACGAAGTCACGCCCGACGGCGAGGTCACGATCGAGTTTGTCGAATGCCTCGCCAGTTGCGGCACCGCCCCCGTCGTGATGATCAACGAAACCCTCCACGAAAACGTGGACGAGCAGAAAGCCGTTGATCTCGCGAACGAGATCAAAAAGGAGTCAGGAGTCAGGAGTCAGGAGTCGGAAGCCAAACCATAA
- a CDS encoding four helix bundle protein, whose product MPTTITKEGVRSQESGVRRGTSGFEGSRAPSRTFEDLIVWQKAHAWVLGVYRLSAKFPSHELYGLTSQLRRAAVSIPANIAEGYKKTGAADKRRFFNIAQGSLEECRYYLILTRDLNYGDTTELSHQLAEISRLLTAYTNAIQAPSP is encoded by the coding sequence ATGCCGACGACGATTACAAAAGAAGGAGTCAGGAGTCAGGAGTCAGGAGTCAGGAGGGGAACCTCCGGCTTCGAGGGCTCGAGGGCTCCCTCGCGCACTTTTGAGGATTTGATCGTCTGGCAAAAGGCGCATGCGTGGGTGCTTGGAGTTTACCGGCTGAGCGCGAAGTTTCCATCACACGAACTCTACGGGCTGACCAGCCAGCTGCGGCGCGCCGCGGTTTCCATTCCCGCCAACATTGCCGAGGGCTACAAAAAAACAGGCGCGGCGGACAAACGCCGCTTCTTCAACATCGCCCAAGGCTCGCTTGAGGAATGTCGTTACTATCTCATCCTGACGCGCGACCTGAACTACGGTGACACCACCGAACTCAGCCATCAACTAGCCGAGATCAGCCGTTTGCTCACCGCATACACCAACGCCATCCAAGCACCCTCCCCATGA
- a CDS encoding NuoI/complex I 23 kDa subunit family protein: MSVIQVQRKPLSLAERTYIPQILSGMKTTMKHIVAKPVTVNYPEERPEIPPGYRGVPTLVRDPHGREKCVSCQLCEFVCPPKAIRITPGEIPADSPNAHVEKGPKEFEINMLRCIYCGLCQEVCPEEAIWLQNVYSSSGYTRAEMVNNKQKLYELGGTLPDTHLKWDKKKAAAEKH; the protein is encoded by the coding sequence ATGTCCGTCATCCAAGTCCAACGCAAACCGCTCTCGCTCGCCGAGCGCACATACATCCCGCAAATCTTGTCGGGCATGAAGACGACGATGAAGCACATCGTCGCCAAGCCGGTCACGGTGAACTACCCCGAGGAGCGTCCGGAAATCCCGCCCGGCTACCGCGGCGTGCCCACGCTTGTGCGCGACCCGCACGGACGCGAAAAATGCGTCTCGTGCCAGCTCTGCGAATTCGTTTGCCCGCCCAAGGCCATTCGCATCACACCCGGCGAAATCCCCGCTGATTCGCCCAACGCCCACGTTGAGAAAGGCCCGAAGGAATTCGAGATCAACATGCTCCGCTGCATCTATTGCGGCCTCTGCCAGGAAGTCTGCCCCGAGGAGGCCATCTGGCTGCAAAACGTGTATTCATCCAGCGGATACACCCGCGCCGAAATGGTGAACAACAAACAAAAACTCTACGAACTCGGCGGCACGCTCCCCGACACCCACCTCAAGTGGGACAAGAAGAAAGCCGCCGCTGAAAAGCATTAA
- a CDS encoding ABC transporter permease has protein sequence MASIDTPLSQFAAAEPLEKGSSLWHDAWLRLRKNHLALFGAGVMLALVLVCIGGWLFGQPYYDQNIYLANATPGSIGIRVTPDDSPYDFATFEMLDDEGVFTDAPESQALRAALLGGKTIRIGDNQYSRNYHLLGTDKLGRDLFARLCWGGLISLGVGLAATAVALIIGVTYGAIAGFFGGKLDAFMMRVVDIMYSLPFTIFVILLMVLFGRHLVLLFAAIGAVEWLTMARIVRSQVMAIKRMEFIEAAYSLGFGKRRIIFRHILPNILGPVIVYITLTIPSVMLLEAFLSYLGLGVQPPISSLGVLIKEGSEIMEEYSWQLMYPAAVFSLMIFSLNFLGDGLRDALDVKASKD, from the coding sequence ATGGCATCCATCGACACACCGCTTTCCCAGTTCGCCGCCGCCGAGCCGCTTGAAAAAGGCAGCTCGCTCTGGCACGACGCATGGCTGCGGCTGCGCAAAAACCACCTCGCGCTTTTCGGAGCCGGCGTCATGCTGGCGCTCGTTCTCGTTTGCATTGGAGGCTGGCTTTTCGGACAACCCTACTACGATCAAAACATCTACCTCGCCAACGCCACGCCCGGCTCCATCGGCATCCGCGTCACACCCGACGACAGCCCGTATGATTTTGCGACGTTTGAAATGCTCGACGACGAGGGCGTGTTCACCGACGCGCCCGAATCGCAGGCGCTGCGCGCGGCGCTTCTCGGCGGCAAAACAATCCGCATCGGCGACAACCAGTATTCGCGCAACTACCACCTGCTCGGCACCGACAAGCTCGGACGCGATCTCTTCGCGCGCCTCTGCTGGGGCGGCCTCATTTCGCTCGGCGTGGGACTCGCCGCGACCGCCGTCGCGCTCATCATCGGCGTGACCTACGGCGCCATCGCTGGATTTTTCGGCGGCAAGCTCGACGCCTTCATGATGCGCGTCGTGGACATCATGTATTCGCTGCCCTTCACGATCTTTGTGATTCTGCTCATGGTGCTTTTCGGACGCCACCTCGTGCTCCTCTTCGCGGCAATCGGCGCGGTCGAATGGCTGACCATGGCGCGCATCGTGCGCTCGCAAGTCATGGCGATAAAACGCATGGAGTTTATCGAGGCGGCCTATTCGCTCGGCTTCGGCAAGCGCCGCATCATCTTCCGCCACATCCTGCCGAACATCCTCGGGCCGGTGATTGTGTATATCACGCTCACGATTCCGTCGGTGATGCTGCTTGAGGCGTTTCTGAGTTATCTCGGCCTCGGCGTGCAGCCGCCGATCAGCTCGCTCGGCGTGCTCATCAAGGAAGGCTCCGAAATCATGGAGGAATACAGCTGGCAGCTCATGTATCCCGCGGCCGTCTTTTCGCTGATGATATTCTCGCTAAACTTCCTCGGCGACGGCCTCCGCGACGCGCTCGACGTGAAGGCGTCGAAGGATTGA
- the nuoB gene encoding NADH-quinone oxidoreductase subunit NuoB, translating to MVTANKEATYNSAIEGDIVVTRLDAVINWIRSNSIWPMPMGLACCGIELMGAGGARFDIARFGAEVMRFSPRQSDCMIVAGTVTYKMAPHIRRIYDQMASPKWVIAMGACASTGGMYRSYATMQGVDRILPVDVYISGCPPRPEAILDALIKMQEKIRREPSAKMLFKEEYKG from the coding sequence ATGGTTACTGCAAACAAAGAAGCGACTTACAACTCGGCGATCGAGGGCGACATCGTCGTCACGCGCCTTGATGCGGTGATCAATTGGATCCGCTCGAACTCAATCTGGCCCATGCCGATGGGGCTCGCTTGCTGCGGCATCGAACTCATGGGGGCGGGCGGGGCGCGCTTCGACATTGCGCGTTTCGGCGCCGAGGTGATGCGGTTTTCGCCGCGCCAGTCGGACTGCATGATCGTGGCCGGCACGGTGACTTACAAGATGGCCCCGCACATCCGCCGCATTTATGACCAGATGGCGTCGCCGAAATGGGTGATCGCCATGGGCGCGTGCGCAAGCACCGGCGGCATGTATCGCAGCTACGCGACCATGCAGGGCGTGGACCGGATTTTGCCCGTCGATGTTTACATCAGCGGCTGCCCGCCGCGTCCGGAGGCGATTCTCGACGCGCTTATCAAGATGCAGGAAAAAATCCGCCGCGAGCCTTCCGCCAAGATGCTCTTCAAGGAGGAATACAAGGGGTGA
- a CDS encoding 2Fe-2S iron-sulfur cluster-binding protein — MSAPTATAATPDLVTVNIDGRDIAVPRGTNVVEAARLLGVNVPHYCYHPKLPVVGNCRMCLVEMGVPAVDRETRQPVIDPATGRQKINWMPKLQIGCGTNATPGLHIRTTTPAVRQARESVTEFLLVNHPLDCPICDQAGECDLQEQAIAYGRGCSRYIEDKNVKPKHTQLGPRVMLDDERCILCSRCIRFTKEIAKDDVLGFIDRGSHSTLTCYPGKQLANNYSLNTVDICPVGALTSTDFRFKMRVWFLKQTNSIDTESSVGANTVVWSREGQIYRITPRRNDEVNDTWMPDSGRLLYKQVRAENRITTETPLAELIALAHELLSDTGSQSIALVASARSTMAEQYLCKKIADQLAIPAGAIHVPAHLGQGDGLLVSADRTPNTRGALLCGLATELPKQQLTQLAADIDAGKIKTLLVINEDLAEAGITPEQLAKVSIIYLGTHANATSAAAKVVIPTQTVFEKDSSFVNQQFRLQRSKAAIPGHPGTHNDLVVLSHILVNLGGHDFAGSPIAAWSRLSEETPELAGLDYLTIPETGRVLDSTRFAHLAFPETEGLHYKPAAERQEESGARMQESEARP, encoded by the coding sequence ATGTCCGCACCAACAGCCACCGCCGCCACCCCCGACCTCGTCACCGTCAACATCGACGGTCGCGACATCGCCGTTCCGCGCGGCACAAACGTCGTCGAGGCCGCGCGACTCCTCGGCGTCAACGTGCCGCATTATTGCTACCACCCGAAACTCCCCGTCGTCGGAAATTGCCGCATGTGCCTCGTCGAAATGGGCGTGCCCGCCGTCGATCGCGAAACCCGGCAGCCCGTCATCGACCCCGCCACCGGCAGGCAAAAAATCAATTGGATGCCCAAGCTCCAAATCGGCTGCGGCACCAACGCCACGCCCGGCCTCCACATTCGCACCACCACGCCCGCGGTGCGCCAGGCGCGCGAATCCGTCACGGAATTCCTCCTCGTCAACCACCCGCTCGACTGCCCCATTTGCGACCAGGCCGGCGAATGCGATTTGCAGGAGCAAGCCATCGCCTACGGGCGCGGGTGCTCGCGCTACATCGAGGACAAAAACGTAAAACCCAAGCACACGCAGCTCGGCCCGCGCGTCATGCTCGACGACGAGCGCTGCATCCTCTGCTCGCGCTGCATCCGTTTCACCAAGGAAATCGCGAAGGACGACGTGCTCGGCTTCATCGACCGCGGCAGCCACTCGACGCTCACCTGCTATCCCGGCAAACAACTCGCCAACAACTACTCGCTCAACACCGTCGATATCTGCCCCGTCGGCGCGCTCACCTCGACCGATTTCCGCTTCAAGATGCGCGTCTGGTTTCTCAAGCAAACCAACAGCATCGACACCGAATCGAGCGTCGGCGCCAACACCGTCGTCTGGTCGCGCGAAGGCCAAATCTACCGCATTACCCCGCGTCGCAACGACGAGGTCAACGACACTTGGATGCCCGACAGCGGACGCCTCCTCTACAAACAAGTCCGCGCCGAAAACCGCATCACCACCGAGACGCCGCTCGCCGAACTCATCGCGCTCGCGCACGAGTTGCTCAGTGACACGGGCAGCCAGTCCATCGCCTTGGTAGCCTCCGCCCGCAGCACGATGGCCGAGCAATACCTCTGCAAAAAAATCGCCGACCAGCTCGCCATTCCCGCCGGCGCGATCCACGTCCCTGCGCATCTCGGCCAGGGCGACGGGCTTCTCGTTTCCGCCGACCGCACGCCGAACACGCGCGGCGCGCTCCTCTGCGGCCTCGCCACCGAGCTCCCCAAGCAGCAACTCACGCAACTCGCCGCCGACATCGACGCCGGGAAAATCAAGACGCTCCTCGTCATCAACGAAGACCTCGCCGAAGCCGGCATCACGCCCGAGCAGCTCGCAAAAGTTTCCATCATCTATCTCGGCACGCACGCCAACGCCACCAGCGCCGCCGCGAAAGTTGTCATCCCCACGCAAACCGTGTTCGAGAAAGACAGCAGTTTCGTGAACCAGCAGTTCCGCCTGCAACGTTCCAAGGCCGCCATCCCCGGCCATCCCGGCACCCACAACGACCTCGTGGTTCTCTCGCATATTCTCGTGAACCTCGGCGGACACGATTTTGCCGGCAGCCCCATCGCCGCCTGGAGCCGCCTCTCCGAGGAAACCCCGGAACTCGCCGGCCTCGACTACCTGACAATCCCCGAAACCGGCCGCGTCCTCGACTCCACCCGTTTCGCCCACCTCGCATTCCCCGAAACCGAGGGGCTGCACTACAAACCTGCCGCGGAGCGGCAGGAGGAGTCAGGAGCCAGAATGCAGGAGTCAGAAGCCAGACCATAA
- the nuoF gene encoding NADH-quinone oxidoreductase subunit NuoF yields MQQRRIIFKHIDEPGYTNDLACYQRNGGYDVLRKAVARPPAELIDEVKKSGVRGRGGAGFPAGVKWNLVDRKSGKPIYLVVNADESEPGTFKDRYIIHQDPHQLIEGTMITCFANNVKQAYIYIRGEMPEGARILERAIAEARAANLVGPNILGTGYSCEIYVHRGAGAYICGEETGLIESLEGKRANPRIKPPYFPAVLGLYQCPTIVNNVETICHVKHIIDMGGEAFAKIGTPNNTGTRIYCVSGHVQRPGYYEFECGKITLGQLLNDVCGGPRPGRAFKAVIPGGSSSKILRFGETFTLKNKDGSTRTLAVEDIPMDFDTLAACGTMGGSGGVIVMDDTVNMVEALANINAFYAHESCGQCTPCREGSLWMKRITARMVHGAARAEDAALLKNVADQIPGRTICAMGEACAWPTQSYVEKFPEDFGNYYETKKTPRPAGAPQLV; encoded by the coding sequence ATGCAACAACGCCGCATCATTTTTAAGCACATCGACGAGCCCGGTTACACCAACGACCTCGCGTGCTACCAGCGCAACGGCGGCTACGATGTCCTCCGCAAGGCCGTCGCCCGCCCTCCCGCCGAACTCATTGACGAGGTCAAGAAATCCGGTGTTCGCGGACGCGGTGGCGCGGGTTTTCCCGCCGGCGTGAAGTGGAATCTCGTCGACCGCAAGTCCGGCAAGCCCATCTACCTCGTCGTCAACGCAGACGAATCCGAACCCGGCACTTTCAAGGACCGCTACATCATCCATCAGGACCCTCACCAGCTCATCGAGGGCACGATGATCACCTGCTTCGCGAACAACGTGAAGCAAGCCTACATCTACATCCGCGGCGAAATGCCCGAGGGCGCGCGCATCCTCGAGCGTGCCATCGCCGAGGCGCGCGCCGCAAACCTCGTCGGTCCGAATATCCTCGGCACCGGTTACTCGTGCGAAATCTATGTGCACCGCGGCGCCGGCGCCTACATCTGCGGCGAGGAAACCGGCCTCATCGAATCGCTCGAAGGCAAGCGCGCCAATCCGCGCATCAAGCCCCCGTATTTCCCCGCCGTCCTCGGCCTCTACCAGTGTCCGACCATCGTCAACAACGTCGAGACCATCTGCCACGTAAAACACATCATCGACATGGGCGGCGAGGCCTTCGCAAAAATCGGCACGCCCAACAACACCGGCACGCGCATCTACTGCGTCTCCGGCCACGTGCAACGTCCCGGTTACTACGAATTCGAGTGCGGCAAAATCACGCTCGGCCAGCTCCTTAACGACGTGTGCGGCGGCCCGCGTCCCGGCCGCGCGTTCAAGGCGGTCATTCCCGGCGGCTCCTCGTCAAAAATCCTTCGCTTCGGCGAAACCTTCACGCTCAAAAACAAGGACGGCTCCACGCGCACGCTCGCCGTCGAGGACATCCCGATGGACTTCGACACACTCGCCGCGTGCGGCACGATGGGCGGCTCCGGCGGCGTGATTGTGATGGACGACACCGTCAACATGGTTGAGGCGCTCGCCAACATAAACGCCTTCTACGCGCACGAATCCTGCGGCCAGTGCACGCCCTGCCGCGAAGGCTCGCTCTGGATGAAGCGCATCACCGCGCGCATGGTTCACGGCGCCGCCCGCGCCGAGGACGCCGCGCTGTTGAAAAACGTCGCCGACCAAATCCCCGGCCGCACGATCTGCGCGATGGGCGAGGCCTGCGCCTGGCCCACGCAAAGCTACGTTGAAAAATTCCCCGAGGATTTCGGCAACTATTACGAAACAAAGAAAACACCGCGCCCCGCCGGCGCGCCGCAGCTAGTCTGA
- a CDS encoding ABC transporter permease produces MTRFFISRLLQTLLALFVIVTATFFMSRFAPGGPFTAEKSTTPEIEANIKAYYNLDKPLWWQYRKYMWDVMPKTFRPTLLFSEQGGIDLKAGLGMDFGPSYKYANRTVNEIIAEKLPVSIQLGMPALIIALGIGITLGVLAALKRNTWVDYAASTFGMVGLAIPTFVVGPIFVLIFALQLHWFNASGWYTVQDRVLPCFVLGLAYAAPIVRLTRGGMLEVLNQDFIRTARAKGASEARVVFRHALRGGLLPVVSYLGPAVANILTGSFVIETIFQIPGLGREFVNGAFNRDYFMILGTVILYATLIMTLNLLVDIAQAWMNPKVRLEN; encoded by the coding sequence ATGACACGTTTTTTCATTTCACGACTCCTGCAGACGCTGCTCGCGTTGTTTGTCATCGTCACTGCGACATTTTTCATGTCGCGCTTCGCGCCGGGCGGGCCGTTCACCGCGGAAAAATCCACCACGCCCGAAATCGAGGCCAACATCAAGGCCTACTACAATCTCGATAAGCCGCTCTGGTGGCAGTATCGCAAATACATGTGGGATGTGATGCCGAAAACCTTCCGCCCCACCCTGCTCTTTTCGGAGCAAGGCGGCATCGACCTCAAGGCCGGCCTCGGCATGGATTTCGGCCCCTCCTACAAATACGCCAATCGCACCGTCAACGAGATCATCGCCGAAAAACTCCCCGTTTCCATCCAGCTCGGCATGCCCGCGCTCATCATCGCGCTCGGCATCGGCATCACGCTCGGCGTGCTTGCCGCGCTCAAGCGCAACACTTGGGTCGATTACGCGGCGTCCACGTTCGGCATGGTCGGCCTCGCCATTCCGACATTCGTCGTGGGGCCGATTTTTGTGCTCATTTTCGCGCTGCAACTGCACTGGTTCAACGCATCGGGCTGGTATACTGTTCAGGATCGCGTGCTGCCGTGCTTCGTGCTCGGCCTCGCCTACGCCGCGCCCATCGTGCGGCTCACTCGCGGCGGAATGCTCGAGGTGCTCAACCAGGATTTCATCCGCACCGCGCGCGCCAAGGGCGCGTCGGAGGCGCGCGTTGTTTTCCGCCACGCGCTGCGCGGCGGCCTGCTGCCCGTCGTGTCCTACCTCGGCCCCGCCGTGGCAAACATCCTCACGGGCTCGTTTGTCATCGAAACGATTTTCCAAATCCCGGGGCTCGGACGCGAGTTTGTGAACGGCGCGTTCAACCGCGACTACTTCATGATCCTCGGCACGGTGATCCTCTACGCCACGCTCATCATGACGCTCAACCTCCTCGTCGACATCGCACAGGCGTGGATGAACCCGAAAGTGCGACTGGAAAACTAA
- a CDS encoding NADH-quinone oxidoreductase subunit C — protein MSDAISETNTTATSGIVATLREKFPQSAEKITPRASADHPAVNVPADAAVAILTYLRDEHGYEMLSDLTAVDWAEGSSPRFTVVWHLLSVTINPGVCLRVAADCASDTEPEMPSVAGIWPAANWHERETFDMFGIVFTGHPDLRRILMWDGYPHHPLRKEFPLAGMDDELPDPEVEAETKARLVAAPMAGGPFVASTGNLNLAESEPRAKDQSWSEENPKPENLKG, from the coding sequence ATGTCCGACGCAATTTCCGAAACAAACACTACCGCGACTTCCGGGATCGTCGCCACTTTGCGCGAGAAATTTCCGCAAAGCGCGGAGAAGATCACGCCGCGCGCCTCCGCCGACCATCCCGCGGTGAACGTGCCCGCCGACGCCGCGGTGGCGATTCTCACGTATCTGCGCGACGAGCACGGTTACGAAATGCTTTCGGATTTGACGGCGGTTGATTGGGCGGAGGGCTCGTCGCCGCGCTTCACCGTCGTGTGGCATTTGCTTTCGGTTACGATTAATCCCGGCGTGTGCCTGCGTGTCGCGGCCGATTGCGCGAGCGACACCGAGCCGGAAATGCCCAGCGTCGCGGGCATCTGGCCCGCCGCGAACTGGCACGAGCGCGAGACGTTCGACATGTTCGGCATCGTTTTCACCGGCCATCCCGATTTGCGCCGCATCCTCATGTGGGACGGCTATCCGCACCATCCGTTGCGCAAGGAATTTCCGCTCGCCGGCATGGACGACGAGCTGCCCGATCCGGAGGTCGAGGCCGAAACGAAAGCCCGGCTTGTTGCCGCCCCGATGGCCGGCGGCCCGTTTGTCGCCTCCACCGGAAACCTCAACCTCGCCGAGTCCGAGCCGCGCGCAAAGGACCAAAGCTGGAGCGAGGAGAATCCAAAGCCTGAAAATCTGAAAGGCTGA